The following proteins come from a genomic window of Castor canadensis chromosome 17, mCasCan1.hap1v2, whole genome shotgun sequence:
- the Ino80e gene encoding INO80 complex subunit E isoform X1 has product MNGPADGEVDYKKKYRNLKRKLKFLIYEHECFQEELRKAQRKLLKVSRDKSFLLDRLLQYENVDEDSSGEQDSDATASSDNSETEGTPKLSDTPAPKRKRSPPLGGTPSPSSLSLPPSTGFPLQASGAPSPYLSSQLASPPYPPFPSDYLALQLPEPSPLRPKREKRPRLPRKLKMAVGPPDCPVGGPLTFPARGPGAGVGAALTPLPPPKMPPHTILSTVPRQMFSDAGSGDDALDGDDDLVIDIPE; this is encoded by the exons ATGAACGGGCCGGCGGACGGCGAAGTGGACTACAAGAAGAAATACCGGAATCTGAAGCGAAAGCTCAAGTTCCTCATCTAC GAGCACGAGTGCTTCCAGGAGGAGCTCAGGAAGGCGCAGAGGAAATTGCTGAAGGTGTCCCGGGACAAGAG tttcctcctaGACCGACTTCTACAGTACGAGAACGTGGACGAAGACTCTTCTGGTGAGCAAG ACTCAGATGCCACTGCATCCTCAGATAACAGTGAGACAGAGGGGACACCCAAGTTGTCTGACACACCAGCCCCCAAGAG GAAGAGAAGCCCTCCACTGGGAGGTACCCCTTCCCCCTCCAgcctctccctgcctccttcaACAGGGTTTCCTCTTCAGGCTTCTGGGGCCCCCTCCCCATATCTGAGCTCG CAGCTGGCCTCCCCCCCTTATCCCCCATTCCCTTCTGACTACCTGGCCCTGCAGCTGCCCGAGCCCAGCCCCCTGAGGCCCAAGCGGGAGAAACGGCCCCGCCTGCCCCGGAAACTCAAG ATGGCGGTGGGACCCCCTGACTGCCCTGTGGGCGGGCCGCTGACATTCCCTGCCCGGGGTCCTGGGGCTGGGGTTGGGGCAGCCCTGACACCCCTGCCCCCGCCCAAGATGCCTCCACACACAATCCTGAGCACCGTCCCTCGGCAGATGTTCAGTGATGCAGGCAGCGGGGATGATGCCCTGGATGGGGACGATGACCTGGTGATTGACATCCCAGAGTGA
- the Ino80e gene encoding INO80 complex subunit E isoform X3 yields the protein MNGPADGEVDYKKKYRNLKRKLKFLIYEHECFQEELRKAQRKLLKVSRDKSFLLDRLLQYENVDEDSSDSDATASSDNSETEGTPKLSDTPAPKRKRSPPLGGTPSPSSLSLPPSTGFPLQASGAPSPYLSSQLASPPYPPFPSDYLALQLPEPSPLRPKREKRPRLPRKLKMAVGPPDCPVGGPLTFPARGPGAGVGAALTPLPPPKMPPHTILSTVPRQMFSDAGSGDDALDGDDDLVIDIPE from the exons ATGAACGGGCCGGCGGACGGCGAAGTGGACTACAAGAAGAAATACCGGAATCTGAAGCGAAAGCTCAAGTTCCTCATCTAC GAGCACGAGTGCTTCCAGGAGGAGCTCAGGAAGGCGCAGAGGAAATTGCTGAAGGTGTCCCGGGACAAGAG tttcctcctaGACCGACTTCTACAGTACGAGAACGTGGACGAAGACTCTTCTG ACTCAGATGCCACTGCATCCTCAGATAACAGTGAGACAGAGGGGACACCCAAGTTGTCTGACACACCAGCCCCCAAGAG GAAGAGAAGCCCTCCACTGGGAGGTACCCCTTCCCCCTCCAgcctctccctgcctccttcaACAGGGTTTCCTCTTCAGGCTTCTGGGGCCCCCTCCCCATATCTGAGCTCG CAGCTGGCCTCCCCCCCTTATCCCCCATTCCCTTCTGACTACCTGGCCCTGCAGCTGCCCGAGCCCAGCCCCCTGAGGCCCAAGCGGGAGAAACGGCCCCGCCTGCCCCGGAAACTCAAG ATGGCGGTGGGACCCCCTGACTGCCCTGTGGGCGGGCCGCTGACATTCCCTGCCCGGGGTCCTGGGGCTGGGGTTGGGGCAGCCCTGACACCCCTGCCCCCGCCCAAGATGCCTCCACACACAATCCTGAGCACCGTCCCTCGGCAGATGTTCAGTGATGCAGGCAGCGGGGATGATGCCCTGGATGGGGACGATGACCTGGTGATTGACATCCCAGAGTGA
- the Hirip3 gene encoding HIRA-interacting protein 3 isoform X1 has product MARDDEMQEFTRSFFRGRPDLSTLTHSIVRQKFLAHAGRAHLEPEEKQALKRLVEEQLLQMQVEEAGTREEKLDLTKKVKRSPTVCGDPARKRFRFNSESEHSSAASSPDHWASPPKNRKAAAVSPAKEESPRQASKKAVESSNEEQQRDLNAKMELEEGREEEGKGSLRTSKTWKEENSEEGEEKEHKDRTRKEPGTKKKQAPGKASGCMKQAREESEDSEEEPIQRAKEVGGNRGTKSYQESEKESEEEILVKKKENREEEEEDWKPIVKSNKERSGWTERSYKQKSKVESLMGDLGDSEEEEKEEVGSGDNTEEDEEPPVQRKSKDVTQCKGGKRQRGISEDEDSGKLQATVKGTAKTAKLDSINGEDSDMEREVSDSEAEGNPKEERKNRSSKSSKKGRTRNSSSSSDGSPEPKGRKAGSDRRGEDHPAVMRLKRYIRACGAHRNYKKLLGSCRSHKERLSVLRAELEALGMKGNPSLEKCRALKEEREEAAEVASLDVANIISGSGRPRRRTAWNPSGEAALSGELYCRTLDSEEERPRQAPPDWSHMRGIISSDCESN; this is encoded by the exons ATGGCGCGGGACGATGAGATGCAGGAGTTCACGCGCAGCTTCTTCAGGGGCCGCCCTGACCTCAG CACGCTCACGCACTCCATCGTACGGCAGAAGTTCTTGGCTCACGCGGGCCGCGCTCACCTAGAACCCGAGGAGAAGCAGGCCCTGAAGCGGCTGGTGGAGGAGCAGCTGCTGCAGATGCAG GTGGAGGAAGCTGGTACCAGGGAAGAGAAGCTAGACCTTACCAAGAAGGTGAAGAGGTCTCCCACCGTCTGTGGTGACCCAGCAAGAAAAAGGTTCCGCTTCAATTCAGAGTCAG AGCACAGCTCTGCAGCCTCCAGTCCAGACCACTGGGCATCTCCACCAAAGAACAGGAAAGCAGCAGCAGTAAGTCCAGCCAAGGAGGAGAGTCCAAGGCAAGCATCAAAGAAAGCAGTTGAGAGCAGCAATGAAGAACAGCAAAGGGACCTGAATGCAAAGATGGAAttagaggaggggagagaggaggaggggaagggctcTCTCAGAACAAGTAAGACGTGGAAGGAAGAGAACagtgaggaaggagaggaaaaagaacacaAGGACAGGACTAGGAAGGAACCTGGGACCAAGAAAAAGCAGGCACCAGGCAAGGCCTCAGGCTGTATGAAGCAGGCCAGGGAAGAAAGTGAGGACAGTGAGGAAGAACCTATCCAAAGAGCAAAGGAAGTAGGGGGAAACAGAGGCACGAAAAGCTACCAGGAGAGTGAAAAGGAGAGTGAGGAGGAGATCTTAgtcaagaagaaagagaacagagaggaggaagaggaagattgGAAGCCCATAGTCAAGAGCAACAAGGAAAGGTCAGGTTGGACAGAGAGGAGTTATAAGCAGAAAAGCAAGGTGGAGAGTCTAATGGGAGACTTGGGGGAcagtgaggaagaagagaaagaggaggtagGCAGTGGGGATAACACCGAGGAAGATGAAGAGCCCCCAGTGCAGAGGAAGAGCAAGGATGTGACCCAATGTAAGGGTGGGAAAAGGCAGAGAGGAATTAGTGAAGATGAAGACAGTGGGAAGCTGCAAGCAACTGTTAAAGGCACTGCGAAGACAGCCAAACTGGACAGCATCAATGGTGAAGACAGTGACATGGAGAGAGAGGTGAGTGACAGCGAGGCAGAAGGGAATcccaaggaggaaaggaagaaccgATCTTCCAAGAGCTCCAAGAAAGGCAGAACACGaaactcctcatcctcctcagaTGGAAGCCCAGAGCCCAAAGGCAGAAAG GCTGGCTCTGATCGTCGAGGAGAGGATCACCCGGCAGTGATGAGGTTAAAGCGCTATATTCGTGCCTGTGGTGCCCACCGAAACTACAAGAAGCTCCTGGGCTCCTGTCGCTCACACAAGGAGCGCCTGAGTGTCCTCAGAGCTGAGCTGGAAGCCCTGGGCATGAAGG GGAACCCTTCCTTAGAGAAGTGCAGAGCACTGAAGGAAGAGCGGGAAGAGGCGGCTGAGGTGGCCTCCCTAGATGTGGCAAACATCATCAGTGGTTCAG GACGGCCACGAAGACGCACTGCCTGGAACCCTTCAGGAGAAGCAGCTCTCTCAGGAGAGCTGTACTGCAGGACCCTAGACTCTGAGGAAGAGCGGCCCCGTCAGGCACCCCCCGACTGGTCCCATATGCGTGGCATCATCAGCAGTGACTGTGAAAGTAACTGA
- the Hirip3 gene encoding HIRA-interacting protein 3 isoform X2, whose protein sequence is MQVEEAGTREEKLDLTKKVKRSPTVCGDPARKRFRFNSESEHSSAASSPDHWASPPKNRKAAAVSPAKEESPRQASKKAVESSNEEQQRDLNAKMELEEGREEEGKGSLRTSKTWKEENSEEGEEKEHKDRTRKEPGTKKKQAPGKASGCMKQAREESEDSEEEPIQRAKEVGGNRGTKSYQESEKESEEEILVKKKENREEEEEDWKPIVKSNKERSGWTERSYKQKSKVESLMGDLGDSEEEEKEEVGSGDNTEEDEEPPVQRKSKDVTQCKGGKRQRGISEDEDSGKLQATVKGTAKTAKLDSINGEDSDMEREVSDSEAEGNPKEERKNRSSKSSKKGRTRNSSSSSDGSPEPKGRKAGSDRRGEDHPAVMRLKRYIRACGAHRNYKKLLGSCRSHKERLSVLRAELEALGMKGNPSLEKCRALKEEREEAAEVASLDVANIISGSGRPRRRTAWNPSGEAALSGELYCRTLDSEEERPRQAPPDWSHMRGIISSDCESN, encoded by the exons ATGCAG GTGGAGGAAGCTGGTACCAGGGAAGAGAAGCTAGACCTTACCAAGAAGGTGAAGAGGTCTCCCACCGTCTGTGGTGACCCAGCAAGAAAAAGGTTCCGCTTCAATTCAGAGTCAG AGCACAGCTCTGCAGCCTCCAGTCCAGACCACTGGGCATCTCCACCAAAGAACAGGAAAGCAGCAGCAGTAAGTCCAGCCAAGGAGGAGAGTCCAAGGCAAGCATCAAAGAAAGCAGTTGAGAGCAGCAATGAAGAACAGCAAAGGGACCTGAATGCAAAGATGGAAttagaggaggggagagaggaggaggggaagggctcTCTCAGAACAAGTAAGACGTGGAAGGAAGAGAACagtgaggaaggagaggaaaaagaacacaAGGACAGGACTAGGAAGGAACCTGGGACCAAGAAAAAGCAGGCACCAGGCAAGGCCTCAGGCTGTATGAAGCAGGCCAGGGAAGAAAGTGAGGACAGTGAGGAAGAACCTATCCAAAGAGCAAAGGAAGTAGGGGGAAACAGAGGCACGAAAAGCTACCAGGAGAGTGAAAAGGAGAGTGAGGAGGAGATCTTAgtcaagaagaaagagaacagagaggaggaagaggaagattgGAAGCCCATAGTCAAGAGCAACAAGGAAAGGTCAGGTTGGACAGAGAGGAGTTATAAGCAGAAAAGCAAGGTGGAGAGTCTAATGGGAGACTTGGGGGAcagtgaggaagaagagaaagaggaggtagGCAGTGGGGATAACACCGAGGAAGATGAAGAGCCCCCAGTGCAGAGGAAGAGCAAGGATGTGACCCAATGTAAGGGTGGGAAAAGGCAGAGAGGAATTAGTGAAGATGAAGACAGTGGGAAGCTGCAAGCAACTGTTAAAGGCACTGCGAAGACAGCCAAACTGGACAGCATCAATGGTGAAGACAGTGACATGGAGAGAGAGGTGAGTGACAGCGAGGCAGAAGGGAATcccaaggaggaaaggaagaaccgATCTTCCAAGAGCTCCAAGAAAGGCAGAACACGaaactcctcatcctcctcagaTGGAAGCCCAGAGCCCAAAGGCAGAAAG GCTGGCTCTGATCGTCGAGGAGAGGATCACCCGGCAGTGATGAGGTTAAAGCGCTATATTCGTGCCTGTGGTGCCCACCGAAACTACAAGAAGCTCCTGGGCTCCTGTCGCTCACACAAGGAGCGCCTGAGTGTCCTCAGAGCTGAGCTGGAAGCCCTGGGCATGAAGG GGAACCCTTCCTTAGAGAAGTGCAGAGCACTGAAGGAAGAGCGGGAAGAGGCGGCTGAGGTGGCCTCCCTAGATGTGGCAAACATCATCAGTGGTTCAG GACGGCCACGAAGACGCACTGCCTGGAACCCTTCAGGAGAAGCAGCTCTCTCAGGAGAGCTGTACTGCAGGACCCTAGACTCTGAGGAAGAGCGGCCCCGTCAGGCACCCCCCGACTGGTCCCATATGCGTGGCATCATCAGCAGTGACTGTGAAAGTAACTGA
- the Ino80e gene encoding INO80 complex subunit E isoform X5 — protein MNGPADGEVDYKKKYRNLKRKLKFLIYEHECFQEELRKAQRKLLKVSRDKSFLLDRLLQYENVDEDSSGEQDSDATASSDNSETEGTPKLSDTPAPKRKRSPPLGGTPSPSSLSLPPSTGFPLQASGAPSPYLSSMAVGPPDCPVGGPLTFPARGPGAGVGAALTPLPPPKMPPHTILSTVPRQMFSDAGSGDDALDGDDDLVIDIPE, from the exons ATGAACGGGCCGGCGGACGGCGAAGTGGACTACAAGAAGAAATACCGGAATCTGAAGCGAAAGCTCAAGTTCCTCATCTAC GAGCACGAGTGCTTCCAGGAGGAGCTCAGGAAGGCGCAGAGGAAATTGCTGAAGGTGTCCCGGGACAAGAG tttcctcctaGACCGACTTCTACAGTACGAGAACGTGGACGAAGACTCTTCTGGTGAGCAAG ACTCAGATGCCACTGCATCCTCAGATAACAGTGAGACAGAGGGGACACCCAAGTTGTCTGACACACCAGCCCCCAAGAG GAAGAGAAGCCCTCCACTGGGAGGTACCCCTTCCCCCTCCAgcctctccctgcctccttcaACAGGGTTTCCTCTTCAGGCTTCTGGGGCCCCCTCCCCATATCTGAGCTCG ATGGCGGTGGGACCCCCTGACTGCCCTGTGGGCGGGCCGCTGACATTCCCTGCCCGGGGTCCTGGGGCTGGGGTTGGGGCAGCCCTGACACCCCTGCCCCCGCCCAAGATGCCTCCACACACAATCCTGAGCACCGTCCCTCGGCAGATGTTCAGTGATGCAGGCAGCGGGGATGATGCCCTGGATGGGGACGATGACCTGGTGATTGACATCCCAGAGTGA
- the Ino80e gene encoding INO80 complex subunit E isoform X8: protein MNGPADGEVDYKKKYRNLKRKLKFLIYEHECFQEELRKAQRKLLKVSRDKSFLLDRLLQYENVDEDSSGEQDSDATASSDNSETEGTPKLSDTPAPKRKRSPPLGGTPSPSSLSLPPSTGFPLQASGAPSPYLSSLASPPYPPFPSDYLALQLPEPSPLRPKREKRPRLPRKLKSDHSGCSVEEELDLGEAEGRESS from the exons ATGAACGGGCCGGCGGACGGCGAAGTGGACTACAAGAAGAAATACCGGAATCTGAAGCGAAAGCTCAAGTTCCTCATCTAC GAGCACGAGTGCTTCCAGGAGGAGCTCAGGAAGGCGCAGAGGAAATTGCTGAAGGTGTCCCGGGACAAGAG tttcctcctaGACCGACTTCTACAGTACGAGAACGTGGACGAAGACTCTTCTGGTGAGCAAG ACTCAGATGCCACTGCATCCTCAGATAACAGTGAGACAGAGGGGACACCCAAGTTGTCTGACACACCAGCCCCCAAGAG GAAGAGAAGCCCTCCACTGGGAGGTACCCCTTCCCCCTCCAgcctctccctgcctccttcaACAGGGTTTCCTCTTCAGGCTTCTGGGGCCCCCTCCCCATATCTGAGCTCG CTGGCCTCCCCCCCTTATCCCCCATTCCCTTCTGACTACCTGGCCCTGCAGCTGCCCGAGCCCAGCCCCCTGAGGCCCAAGCGGGAGAAACGGCCCCGCCTGCCCCGGAAACTCAAG AGCGATCACTCTGGCTGCAGTGTGGAGGAGGAGCTGGATCTGGGAGAGGCTGAAGGCAGGGAGTCCAGTTAG
- the Ino80e gene encoding INO80 complex subunit E isoform X6: MNGPADGEVDYKKKYRNLKRKLKFLIYEHECFQEELRKAQRKLLKVSRDKSFLLDRLLQYENVDEDSSDSDATASSDNSETEGTPKLSDTPAPKRKRSPPLGGTPSPSSLSLPPSTGFPLQASGAPSPYLSSMAVGPPDCPVGGPLTFPARGPGAGVGAALTPLPPPKMPPHTILSTVPRQMFSDAGSGDDALDGDDDLVIDIPE, from the exons ATGAACGGGCCGGCGGACGGCGAAGTGGACTACAAGAAGAAATACCGGAATCTGAAGCGAAAGCTCAAGTTCCTCATCTAC GAGCACGAGTGCTTCCAGGAGGAGCTCAGGAAGGCGCAGAGGAAATTGCTGAAGGTGTCCCGGGACAAGAG tttcctcctaGACCGACTTCTACAGTACGAGAACGTGGACGAAGACTCTTCTG ACTCAGATGCCACTGCATCCTCAGATAACAGTGAGACAGAGGGGACACCCAAGTTGTCTGACACACCAGCCCCCAAGAG GAAGAGAAGCCCTCCACTGGGAGGTACCCCTTCCCCCTCCAgcctctccctgcctccttcaACAGGGTTTCCTCTTCAGGCTTCTGGGGCCCCCTCCCCATATCTGAGCTCG ATGGCGGTGGGACCCCCTGACTGCCCTGTGGGCGGGCCGCTGACATTCCCTGCCCGGGGTCCTGGGGCTGGGGTTGGGGCAGCCCTGACACCCCTGCCCCCGCCCAAGATGCCTCCACACACAATCCTGAGCACCGTCCCTCGGCAGATGTTCAGTGATGCAGGCAGCGGGGATGATGCCCTGGATGGGGACGATGACCTGGTGATTGACATCCCAGAGTGA
- the Ino80e gene encoding INO80 complex subunit E isoform X9 yields MNGPADGEVDYKKKYRNLKRKLKFLIYEHECFQEELRKAQRKLLKVSRDKSFLLDRLLQYENVDEDSSDSDATASSDNSETEGTPKLSDTPAPKRKRSPPLGGTPSPSSLSLPPSTGFPLQASGAPSPYLSSLASPPYPPFPSDYLALQLPEPSPLRPKREKRPRLPRKLKSDHSGCSVEEELDLGEAEGRESS; encoded by the exons ATGAACGGGCCGGCGGACGGCGAAGTGGACTACAAGAAGAAATACCGGAATCTGAAGCGAAAGCTCAAGTTCCTCATCTAC GAGCACGAGTGCTTCCAGGAGGAGCTCAGGAAGGCGCAGAGGAAATTGCTGAAGGTGTCCCGGGACAAGAG tttcctcctaGACCGACTTCTACAGTACGAGAACGTGGACGAAGACTCTTCTG ACTCAGATGCCACTGCATCCTCAGATAACAGTGAGACAGAGGGGACACCCAAGTTGTCTGACACACCAGCCCCCAAGAG GAAGAGAAGCCCTCCACTGGGAGGTACCCCTTCCCCCTCCAgcctctccctgcctccttcaACAGGGTTTCCTCTTCAGGCTTCTGGGGCCCCCTCCCCATATCTGAGCTCG CTGGCCTCCCCCCCTTATCCCCCATTCCCTTCTGACTACCTGGCCCTGCAGCTGCCCGAGCCCAGCCCCCTGAGGCCCAAGCGGGAGAAACGGCCCCGCCTGCCCCGGAAACTCAAG AGCGATCACTCTGGCTGCAGTGTGGAGGAGGAGCTGGATCTGGGAGAGGCTGAAGGCAGGGAGTCCAGTTAG
- the Ino80e gene encoding INO80 complex subunit E isoform X4, which yields MNGPADGEVDYKKKYRNLKRKLKFLIYEHECFQEELRKAQRKLLKVSRDKSFLLDRLLQYENVDEDSSDSDATASSDNSETEGTPKLSDTPAPKRKRSPPLGGTPSPSSLSLPPSTGFPLQASGAPSPYLSSLASPPYPPFPSDYLALQLPEPSPLRPKREKRPRLPRKLKMAVGPPDCPVGGPLTFPARGPGAGVGAALTPLPPPKMPPHTILSTVPRQMFSDAGSGDDALDGDDDLVIDIPE from the exons ATGAACGGGCCGGCGGACGGCGAAGTGGACTACAAGAAGAAATACCGGAATCTGAAGCGAAAGCTCAAGTTCCTCATCTAC GAGCACGAGTGCTTCCAGGAGGAGCTCAGGAAGGCGCAGAGGAAATTGCTGAAGGTGTCCCGGGACAAGAG tttcctcctaGACCGACTTCTACAGTACGAGAACGTGGACGAAGACTCTTCTG ACTCAGATGCCACTGCATCCTCAGATAACAGTGAGACAGAGGGGACACCCAAGTTGTCTGACACACCAGCCCCCAAGAG GAAGAGAAGCCCTCCACTGGGAGGTACCCCTTCCCCCTCCAgcctctccctgcctccttcaACAGGGTTTCCTCTTCAGGCTTCTGGGGCCCCCTCCCCATATCTGAGCTCG CTGGCCTCCCCCCCTTATCCCCCATTCCCTTCTGACTACCTGGCCCTGCAGCTGCCCGAGCCCAGCCCCCTGAGGCCCAAGCGGGAGAAACGGCCCCGCCTGCCCCGGAAACTCAAG ATGGCGGTGGGACCCCCTGACTGCCCTGTGGGCGGGCCGCTGACATTCCCTGCCCGGGGTCCTGGGGCTGGGGTTGGGGCAGCCCTGACACCCCTGCCCCCGCCCAAGATGCCTCCACACACAATCCTGAGCACCGTCCCTCGGCAGATGTTCAGTGATGCAGGCAGCGGGGATGATGCCCTGGATGGGGACGATGACCTGGTGATTGACATCCCAGAGTGA
- the Ino80e gene encoding INO80 complex subunit E isoform X7: MNGPADGEVDYKKKYRNLKRKLKFLIYEHECFQEELRKAQRKLLKVSRDKSFLLDRLLQYENVDEDSSGEQDSDATASSDNSETEGTPKLSDTPAPKRKRSPPLGGTPSPSSLSLPPSTGFPLQASGAPSPYLSSQLASPPYPPFPSDYLALQLPEPSPLRPKREKRPRLPRKLKSDHSGCSVEEELDLGEAEGRESS; this comes from the exons ATGAACGGGCCGGCGGACGGCGAAGTGGACTACAAGAAGAAATACCGGAATCTGAAGCGAAAGCTCAAGTTCCTCATCTAC GAGCACGAGTGCTTCCAGGAGGAGCTCAGGAAGGCGCAGAGGAAATTGCTGAAGGTGTCCCGGGACAAGAG tttcctcctaGACCGACTTCTACAGTACGAGAACGTGGACGAAGACTCTTCTGGTGAGCAAG ACTCAGATGCCACTGCATCCTCAGATAACAGTGAGACAGAGGGGACACCCAAGTTGTCTGACACACCAGCCCCCAAGAG GAAGAGAAGCCCTCCACTGGGAGGTACCCCTTCCCCCTCCAgcctctccctgcctccttcaACAGGGTTTCCTCTTCAGGCTTCTGGGGCCCCCTCCCCATATCTGAGCTCG CAGCTGGCCTCCCCCCCTTATCCCCCATTCCCTTCTGACTACCTGGCCCTGCAGCTGCCCGAGCCCAGCCCCCTGAGGCCCAAGCGGGAGAAACGGCCCCGCCTGCCCCGGAAACTCAAG AGCGATCACTCTGGCTGCAGTGTGGAGGAGGAGCTGGATCTGGGAGAGGCTGAAGGCAGGGAGTCCAGTTAG
- the Ino80e gene encoding INO80 complex subunit E isoform X2 — protein MNGPADGEVDYKKKYRNLKRKLKFLIYEHECFQEELRKAQRKLLKVSRDKSFLLDRLLQYENVDEDSSGEQDSDATASSDNSETEGTPKLSDTPAPKRKRSPPLGGTPSPSSLSLPPSTGFPLQASGAPSPYLSSLASPPYPPFPSDYLALQLPEPSPLRPKREKRPRLPRKLKMAVGPPDCPVGGPLTFPARGPGAGVGAALTPLPPPKMPPHTILSTVPRQMFSDAGSGDDALDGDDDLVIDIPE, from the exons ATGAACGGGCCGGCGGACGGCGAAGTGGACTACAAGAAGAAATACCGGAATCTGAAGCGAAAGCTCAAGTTCCTCATCTAC GAGCACGAGTGCTTCCAGGAGGAGCTCAGGAAGGCGCAGAGGAAATTGCTGAAGGTGTCCCGGGACAAGAG tttcctcctaGACCGACTTCTACAGTACGAGAACGTGGACGAAGACTCTTCTGGTGAGCAAG ACTCAGATGCCACTGCATCCTCAGATAACAGTGAGACAGAGGGGACACCCAAGTTGTCTGACACACCAGCCCCCAAGAG GAAGAGAAGCCCTCCACTGGGAGGTACCCCTTCCCCCTCCAgcctctccctgcctccttcaACAGGGTTTCCTCTTCAGGCTTCTGGGGCCCCCTCCCCATATCTGAGCTCG CTGGCCTCCCCCCCTTATCCCCCATTCCCTTCTGACTACCTGGCCCTGCAGCTGCCCGAGCCCAGCCCCCTGAGGCCCAAGCGGGAGAAACGGCCCCGCCTGCCCCGGAAACTCAAG ATGGCGGTGGGACCCCCTGACTGCCCTGTGGGCGGGCCGCTGACATTCCCTGCCCGGGGTCCTGGGGCTGGGGTTGGGGCAGCCCTGACACCCCTGCCCCCGCCCAAGATGCCTCCACACACAATCCTGAGCACCGTCCCTCGGCAGATGTTCAGTGATGCAGGCAGCGGGGATGATGCCCTGGATGGGGACGATGACCTGGTGATTGACATCCCAGAGTGA